Below is a genomic region from Catenuloplanes atrovinosus.
GTGCCGCAGGTGGAAGCCGACCGCCACGACCGAGACCACGTAGAACAGGGTCACGTACCACCGCTCCGGCGCGAAGTCGGCGACCACGTTGTTGTAGACCTCGCCGTGCGCGAAGTCCGGGTGCACCGTGCCGGTGGTCAGGTCCAGGATGTGATAGATCACGAAGAGCAGGATGATCACGCCGCCCCAGCGCATGGTCCGGGCCGCGTAGCTGCCCTGCACCTTGGGCCGGTGCGCATACTTCACCGGGCGCGCCTTCCGGGCCCGGACGGCCAGGATGGTCGCGGACACGATGTGCGCGATCACGGCGACCGTCAGGCCGATCCGCACCATCCACAGACCCCACTGGTGGGGCAGGACCGGCGCGCCGAGCTCGCGCAGCCAGTGCGCGTAGTGATCGAAGTCCGCCTGACCGACGAAGATCTTCAGGTTGCCGATCATGTGCGCGAAGAGGTACAGCACCAGGACGGCCCCGCTGACCGCCATGATCATCTTGAGCGCCACAGTGGAGCGGGCGCGCGAGCGCCCGGCTGCCGGCTTGCGGGCGCCTGCGGGACGCCCGGGACCGGCCTTCTGCCCCGTTGCCTTCTTGGCCGGGGCTGAGGTATCTACCGCCACAAACTTGACCGTAGGAATGGCGTCGGAATTCGTCCAATGCATGGGAACGATGGACTCGATAGACATAGGCTATCTGAGTGCAGCTACAGCAGCTCCGATACTTCGTCGCAGTGGCAGAACTGCGACATTTCACCCATGCGGCTGATCAGTTGGGCGTGTCACAGCCGACGCTCAGTAAGCAGATTCACACGCTCGAGACCGCGCTCGGCGCCCCGCTGTTCGACCGCCACCCCGGCAACGTCCGGCTGACCACCGTCGGCGAGACGCTGCTGCCGCTCGCCCGCCGCATCGTGACCGACGCGGACGCCGCCCGCCACGCGGTCCAGGAGATCGTCGGCCTGCGGCGCGGGCGGGTCCGGCTGGGCGCCACCCCGAGCCTGTGCACGTCACTGGTCCCCGGCGTGCTCCGCACCTTCCGCGAGCACCACCCGGACGTAGAGTTACACGTGCACGAGGGCGGCTCCCAGGACCTGGTCGTCGACCTGATCGCGCACGCGCTCGACCTGGCCCTGATCGTGCTGCCCGACCAGGGCAGCGACCCCGCGCTGCACACCGAGCGCATCCTGCGCGAGTCACTGGTCGTCGCCTCCGTCGCCGCCGGCCCGCCACCCACCACGTCCGACCGGCTCGCGCTCGGCGAACTGCGGGACACCCCGCTCGTCATGTTCCGGGTCGGCTACGACCTGCGCACCGCCACCATCGAGGCGTGCCGGCGGGCCGGCTTCACCCCGCGCTACGCGGTCGAGGGCGGCGAGATGGACGCGGTGCTCGCGTTCGTGGAGGCCGGGCTGGGCGTGGCCCTGGTCCCCGGCATGGTCCTCGCCAACCGCCCGCTGCTGCGCGCCACCCCGCTCGCCGCCCCGGGCGTGCACCGGACGATCGCACTCGCCCGCCGCCGCGAGTCGGTACTCCCCCACGCGGCCACCGCGCTGCGCGAGACCCTGCTCGACTTCATCGCCGCCGGCCCCCTCCCGGCCGGCGTCCACGTCATCCAGACGCCTCCGGCGCCCTCTCCCGCGCCGATCTAGGGCGGATTCCGGCGCTCTGATCTCCAATCACGCGACTTAGCCCTAGATCGGCGGGAGGCAGACGCGGCGCGAGCGAGAGCGCGGCGCGAGGGAGGGGCGGGGTGGGGGGTGGGTCAGCGGACGGGGTTGCCGGCGGCGCGGAGTGCGGTTTTGACCTGGGGGATGGTGAGTTCGCCGAAGTGGAAGACGCTGGCGGCCAGCACCGCGTCCGCGCCGGCCTCGACCGCGGGTGGGAAGTGGGCGACCGCGCCCGCGCCGCCGCTGGCGATGACCGGGATGTCCACCACCTCGCGTACCCGCCGGATGAGTTCCAGGTCGAAGCCGGCCTTCGTGCCGTCGGCGTCCATCGAGTTGAGCAGGATCTCGCCGGCGCCCAGTTCGGCCACCCGGCGCGCCCACTCGACCGCGTCCAGCCCGGTGCCGCGCCGGCCGCCGTGCGTGGTCACCTCGAAGCCGCCGGACGGGGTGCGGCGCACGTCGAGCGAGAGCACCAGCACCTGGTTGCCGAACCGGTGCGCGATCTCGGAGATCAGCTCGGGGCGGGCGATCGCGGCGGTGTTCACCCCGACCTTGTCCGCGCCGGCCCGCAGCAGCGTGTCCACGTTCTCCACGGAGCGGACGCCGCCGCCGACGGTGAGCGGGATGAAGACCGATTCGGCGGTACGGCGGACCACGTCCAGCATCGTGCCGCGGTCGTCCGAGCTGGCGGTCACGTCCAGGAACGTCAGCTCGTCCGCGCCGGCCGCGTCGTAGGCGGCGGCCAACTCGACCGGGTCGCCGGCGTCCCGCAGGTCCGCGAAGTTGACGCCCTTGACCACCCGGCCGGCGTCCACGTCGAGGCAGGGGATCACGCGTACCGCCACAGTCATGCCGCCGAGCCTATCGGTTGCCGCCGTCGCACCAGGAACGGCAGCAGCACGCCCCCGATCACCAGCGTGCCGCCGGCCACGTCCGCCGCGTGGATCGGCTCGCCGAGCAGCAGCGCGGCCGAGCCCATGCCGAAGAACGGCACCAGCATGGAGAACGGCGCGACCGTGGAGGCGCCGTACCGCTTGATCAAGGAGCCCCACGCGCCGAACCCGCCCAGCGTGGCGGCGAACGCGATGAACAGCACCGCGAGGATCGCCGGTACGGTCGCGGTGCGCAGCGCCGCCAGGTCCGCGGCCGGGCCCTCGACGATCAGCGACAGCGCGAACAGCGGCACCGCCCCGAACGCGCTGACCCACACCATGAACCGCAGGGCGTCCGGCGGCGACGCCTTCCGGGTCGCCACGTTCGACAGCCCCCAGGCCACGGCCGCGCCGATGACCAGCGCGAACGCGGCCGGCGGCCGGTCCGGTCCGAGGCGCGCCGCCACCACCGCGAGCCCACCGGCCGCGATGAGCAGACCCAGCAGTTGTACGCGGCGCGGGCGCTCGCCCAGCAGCAGCACCGCGAACAGCGTGGTGAACAGCGCCTGGCTCTGCAGCACCAGCGAGGACAGCCCGGCCGGCATGCCCGCCTCGATGCCGAAGAACAGCAGCGAGAACTTGGCGACCGCGAGCGCCAGCGCCACCGCGATCACCCACCGCCACGGCACCCGCGGACGGCCGACGAGGAACAGCGCGGGTACGGCCGCCAGCCCGAACCGCAGCGCGGAGAAGAGCAGCGGCGGGAAGTGGTCCAGCCCGACCGCGATCACGACGAAGTTGACGCCCCAGACCGCGGCCACGGCCACCGCCAGCGCGATGTCACGAGGTCTCATGCCGGTGATCCTCCGGCGCCCCGGCGTGTAGCAACAGCGAAAAGCGCTACCCCCACGATGTACCGTCGCTACATGATCGATCTCGGCCGGCTCCGCGCGCTGCACGCCGTGGCCAGCTACGGAAGTGTGCTGGCCGCCAGTTCCGCGCTGCATTGCACGCCGTCCGCGGTCTCGCAGCAGATCGGGAAGCTGGAGCGCGAGACCGGCACCACACTCGTGGAGCGGGACGGCCGCGGCGTCCGGCTCACCGAGGCCGGTCACGTGCTGGCCCGGCACGCGGAGTCCGTGCTGTCCGCGGTCGACGAGGCCGAGGCCGCGCTGGCCGCGCACCGGGACACCGTCACCGGCCGGCTGACCGTGGCCTCGTTCGCCACCGCGGCCCGCGCGCTGCTGCCGCACGCGCTGCACCGCCTCGCGGCCGGCCATCCCGGGCTCGCCACCGGCATCGTCGAGGGCAACCCGCACGAGGGCCTGGACAACCTCCAGCGCGGGCACGTGGATCTGTGCGTGCTGGACGACTGGCCCGAGGTCGCGCTGCGCTACCCGCCCGGCATCGCGCACCTGGAGCTGGGCCGCGACGTCGCCGACCTGATCGTGCCGAGCGGGCATCGGCTGGCCGGGCGGTCCCGGGTGCGGCTGTCCGCCACCCGCGACGAGCGCTGGATCAGCGCGCCGGTCGGCGCGATCTGCCACGAGTGGCTGGTCCGGGTGCTCCCCGGCGTCGCGCCCGACTTCCTGGTCGGCGAGTTCGAGACGCAGCTCACGCTGGTCGCGGCCGGCCTCGGCATCGCGCTGGTTCCACGGCTGGCCCGGTCCGCGCTGCCGGCCGGCGTGAGCGTGGTGACGGTCGCGCCGCCGCCGACCCGGCGCGTGGTGCTGGCCTGGCGGGAGGCGTCCGCGGCCCGGCCCGCGATCGGCGCCGCGATCGAGGCGCTGCGCGAGGCCTGGGCCGGGTACGAGGCCCGGGCCGCGGCGGCCTGAGCTCAGGCGCAGGGGGCGGAGACCGCGCCGGGGGCGGTGCCCATGATCAGCGGGTCGGCGGTCAGCAGGAAGTCAAGGCGCCAGTCCGTGCAGGTCTCGGCGGGACGCTCGGGCGGGCCGTACCCGGGGGCCTGGCTGCTGGTGAACGACACCGTGGCCACGTCGCCGTCCACCGCGAGCAGCCACACGTCGGAGTCCTGCGTGGTGGCGGTGTCCGCGTTGAACGCCGCGACCTGCGTGGCGTCGCCCGGGTCCACCACGCCACCGGGCGCGAAGACCCGGGTGGCGACCGTCGGATCGTGCGCGTTGATGCCGGTGAAGTACGTGTCGAACAGCGCGGCGATCTCGGCCGCGCGGTGGTCGGCGGCGGCCTCGGGCGCGATCGACACGAGCCCGGCCCGCGTCGGCGGCGGCTGGTACGCCGTGCCGGCCTCGGTCACCGGCGACGGCTCGACCCAGGTCAGCCCCTCGTCCGGTACCCCGGCGTCCGGCACGCCGGGCGCGTCCTCCCGCACCGTCGCCTCCGGAGCGGCCAGGGACGCGGCACCGGCCTCGGACCCGGACTCGGACCCCGGGGCGGTCGTCCCGGCCGCGGACTCGGGCCCGGTGTCGAGGATCAGGTAGCCCGCGGCGAGTAGCACGGCCAGCACCACCGCCGCGATGCCGGCCAACCGCCACCGGTCGGACGGCTCCGGTGCCCGCCTGCGGTGCGTGCCGGGCAGGGACGTCATCGCGACGACCGCGGCCTCGGGTGCCGCGCCGTCGCAGACCAGGCAGCGCGGCGCGGACGCGTCATTCGCCGTACCGCATTCCGGGCATCGCCATTCGATCATAAGGGCCTCCGGGGCACGCATTTCACCGACTATTCGCCATCGCAGTGAATAGCGCGTGAGCGTCGGCGGGCAATGACCGGCCGCGCGATTCACCTCACCCGGGGCCGAATAGGCCCGGACCGGCGAACCCGGTGCGGACGACCGTCGGCCGGAGGTGCCGGACGCCGCTCCACTCAGGCCGAAGGAATGACCCGGCGATACGAAAAGCCCATGTCACACCGGCTCGCGCCGCCGTACCGTCCGAAGTCATCAGTTCATCGTCGGCACTGGTGGGAGCGTATGTACGTCGAGGAAGCCGCCACCGTCACGGCCCCGGTACCGGCCGCGCGGTTCCATCACGGAGAGCCGGGCACGGCACTGCGCCCCGGGCCGCCGTCCGCCATCACCCGGTGCCTTAGTGGCGCGGTCTACACCGTTCCCGGATTCGCGGACCGGGTGATCACGGAATTGCTCAGGCATCGCCATCGCGCTATTTCCCCGGCCGTGGACTACGACGTGGAACCGGTGCTCCGGCACGCTTTCCGGGCGCGCCGGCTATGGCTGACGCAGCACGCCGCGGTCTGCGCGATCCTGCTGCTGGCGTCGATCCCGGCGCCCGGGCCCACGGCCGGCGTGGTCGTCTTCGGCCTGCTGCTGACCGGCGCCGCGCGGTGGATCGGCGGCCGGCGCCCGAAGGCCTGGCAGCTCGTGCTGGCCGCGCTGGTCGCGCTGCCGCTGCTCTACGGGCTCGCCGCGGCGATGCTCACCCAGTCGGACGGGTTCGGCCAGCCGGACGGGTTCGGCCAGCCGGACGGGTTCGGCCAGCCGGACGAGTTCGGCGAATACGGCACCGCCCCGGTCGAGCCGGTCCCGGCCGAGGGGAGCACCTGGTCGCCGTACCTGCTGATGCTTTTGATCGGTGTCGCCGTCCTGGCCGTGACCGTCGCGGTGCGGAGCACCATGCTGCGCGCGCTCACCGTCGAGCTGCGTCCCGGCCAGGCCGGCCGTGGCGCGATCGTGCCCAGCCCGCGGGTCGAGGAGCAGATCGCGCGGCTGTCGCTGGCCCAGCGCGGCAACATCCTGCTGCACTCCGGCGACAACCCGTTCCTCGGCTCCGGCGGCGTGCTGCGCGCCTGGTCGATGGCGATGGAGCTGAAGCCGGACGAGGGCGGCGACCGGCCGGTCTCGGTCGACCCGGTGGAGCTGAACCGGTACGTGAAACGCCGGCTCGCCGCGTTGCGCGGTGCCGACCTGCGCGAGGCGGAACGGATGTCCGGGCTGACGCTGCGCGACCAGATCGTGTCCGCGGGCGTCGGCGGGCAGGGCTGGCCGCTGGTGGACGTGGCCGCGCTGGTGCCGTACTCGCACGCGACGCCGCAGGCGATGGAGTCGGTGATCCGGCACCCGCAGGCCAGCGTGCGGCACTTCCTGCGGGCCACGGTCGGCGCGAACGTGACGCCGGTGCACTCCCCGGACGGCCGGATGCTGATCCCGGGCGAGCACCACAGCATCGCGGTCTCCACGTTCACCCACCTCGCGGTGGAGGGCGGCATGCTCTACGTGGAGACGGTCTCCACCGTGCTCGGCCCGCTGGGCCCGCGGTACCGCCGGATCGACGGCTACCCGGACGGCACCGGCGTGGCCGGGCGGGCGCTGCTGGAGAGCTGCCGGGACTTCGGCGAGAGCGTCGCGCTGGCGCCGGTACGGCTGGTCGGCTGCCTGCGCCGGATGGCCGGGCTGGCCCGCGCGATGCGCCGCGCGGAGACCGGCGTGATCGAGGATCTCGGCGACTTCGGCGCGCGGTTCGACCTGCGGCAGGCCACGTCCGCGGCCCGGCCGGTCACCTACCTCCAGCGGCTGGACGCGGAGAAGTACACGAAGCTGATCGAGCGCCGGATCAGCGAGGCGGTGATCGGCTACCTGCGCGACGCCGGGATCGACACGTCCGAGTACGAGCGGCGGATGAACGTCTACAACAACAGCGGGGTGTTCATCAACGGCGACAACTACGGCGCCGCGGCCGCGGGCCCGGACGCCGAGGCCGTGCGCGGGGACGACGCCGGCCGCGCGGCGAAGGGGAAGGACGACTGATGGGCGGCGTCTTCATCGGCGGCGACAACCACGGCGCGGCCGCGGCCGGGGCTCACTCGCGGGCGGTCGTCGGCGCCCGGCCGGACCCGCTGGCGCCGGTGCTGGCCGCGGTGCGCCGGATGGAGGCCGCGCTCGACGCGGTGCCGGAGGCGCTGGCCGACCCGGACGCGGCGCTGCGCGACGTGAACGCGATCGCGGCCGCCACCCAGCAGGATCCGCCGGACACCGCGGCCGTGCTGGCCGGGGCGCGGCGGCTGCTCGACCGGGTCACGGCCGCGGGCGTGTTCACCAGCGCGGCGCGGCGGCTGCGCGAGGCGCTGCGGACGGTCTGACACATGCCGCGGCCCCGGGGGAGCGGCGCTCGCCCGGGGCCGTGCTGGAGCGTGCGGTTACTTCAGCCAGGGTGCCTTGGCGACCAGCGGCAGCTTCGCCCAGGTGGCGGCGAGGCTGTAGCGGAGGCCGGCGCCGGTGGCCGCGATGCCGCCGATGACCAGCGCGTAGATGAGGTGGTCGTCGAGGAACGGGTTGGTCGCGATGGGCAGGCTGGCGGCCCACATCAGGACCATCATCAGCGCGGCCGAGACCGCCGCGACGCGCATCCCGATGCCGAGGGTCAGCGCGACGCCGATGCCGGCCAGGCCGGCCATGAACACCCAGTCGAGCAGGACGTTGCCGGACATCGCGTTGAAGACGCCGGCGAACGGGCCCTCGACCCCGGCCAGGAAGCCCTTGGTGGGCTGGCCACCGTTCAGCCACGCCTTCTCGCTGGGCGTCGCCAGGCCCAGCCCGATCAGCTTGTCGACGAACGCCCAGAGGAAGATGAAGCCGAGCCCGACCCGGGTGACGGCCCAGGTGATCTCGCCGAACGCGTGCGTCGAGGCGGCCTTCGTGGTCGCGGCGGTCCTGACGGTCCCGGTGTGTGCAACGGTCACCACTGTGATCCCCTCCCGGATCAGCTGACGACCGGCGGTGTCGGGCCCTGTCGTCCCGTCCTCTGTCGTCACATCAATATTCGCTGCTGGGAGGGGGTGCGCAGCAGGGCCGATGGTCCTGGGCCCGGGGGTCCCGAGTCAGCTTCCGGCCAGGACCTCCAGCGCCTGCGCGACCGTGAACGCGCCCGCGTAGAGCGCCTTGCCGGCGATCACGCCCTCCACGCCGGCGGACTCCAGCGTGGCCAGCGCGCGCAGGTCGTCGAGCGTGGACACGCCGCCGCTGGCGATCACCGGCGCGGGCGTGGCGGCGCAGACCTCGCGCAGCAGGTCCAGGTTCGGCCCGCGCATGGTGCCGTCCTTGGTGATGTCGGTGACCACGTAGCGCGCGGCGCCGGCCTTGTCCAGCCGGGCCAGCACCTCGTACAGGTCGCCGCCGTCCCGGGTCCAGCCGCGCGCGGACAGCGTACGGCCGCGCACGTCCAGGCCGATCGCGACGCGGTCGCCGTACTCCGCGGCGACCCGGTCGCACCAGTCCGGGTTCTCCAGCGCGGCGGTGCCGATGTTGACCCGGGCCGCGCCGGTGCCGAGCGCGCGCTCCAGCGACTCGTCGTCGCGGATGCCGCCGGACAGCTCCACCCGCACGTCCAGCCGCCCGACCACCTCGGCCAGCAGCTCCGCGTTCGAGCCGCGGCCGAACGCGGCGTCCAGGTCGACCAGGTGAATCCAGGTGGCGCCGTCCCGCTGCCAGGCCAGCGCCGCCTCCAGCGGGTCGCCGTAGGCGGTCTCGCTGCCGGCCGCGCCCTGCACCAGGCGGACGGCCTGACCGTCGGCGACGTCGACGGCGGGAAGCAGTTCGAGGGTCACGGATTCTCCTTGATCGGTTATGAGTTGCGTCGGCCCAGGGCGATGACCACCAGGGCGGGTAGGGCGAGAATCAGCACCAGCACGATGATCAGGCGCATCACCAGGTCGTCGACCAGGTAGAAGACCACCATCACGGCCAGCAGGCTGAGGATCACGATCGCGGCGCGCTGCGCGGCGGTACGCCGCGGCTGGAGCCGCCCGGTGCGCCGGTCCGGCAGCTTCGGCACCAGCCGGTCCGTGATGTCCTTGCGTCGCTGGCGGCGGGACGCCACGGCCGCGCGGGCCGCCCGCTTCCGCTCCGCCTCCAGCAGCCGGGCGGCCCGCCGGATGGCCCGGTCCTTGCTCACAGCCCCGAGACCCAGTTCCGGAGCAGGCGCGCGCCGGTGTCCCCGGACTTCTCCGGGTGGAACTGCGCGACGGCGAGCGGGCCGTGCTCGACCACGGCGGCGAACGGCTCGTCGTGCGCGGCCGTGGTGACCACCGCGTCGCGCAGCGCGTCCAGCCCGGAGGCGCCGTAGGAGTGCACGAAGTAGAACCGCGCGCCGGACGGCATGCCCTCCATCAGGCGGCTCTCCGCGGGCGCGGTCACCGTGTTCCACCCCATGTGCGGGATGCGGCCGGCGCGCAGCCGGGTCACGCCGCCCGGGAGCAGGCCGAGGCCCTTGGTGACGGTGCCGTGCTCGTCGCCGTACTCGAAGAAGATCTGCATGCCCACGCAGATGCCGAGTACCGGGCGGCCGGCCGCGACCCGCTCCGCGATCATCGGGCCGGCGTCGATCGCCTCCACGCCGGCCATGCACGCGGCGAACGCGCCCACGCCCGGCACGACCAGGCCGTCCGCGTCCGCGGCCGCGGCCAGGTCCGGCGTGACCGTCACGTCCGCGCCGGCGCGCTCCAGCGCGCGCTCGGCCGAGCGCAGGTTGCCGGAGCCGTAGTCCAGGATCACCACACGCGTCGTCATGAAACTCCCCTACTCGGGAATCAGCCAGAGGATGCCACCGGCCGCGGCCAGCGCGGCGAGCAGCCCGGTGACCGCTATCGAGATCGGCGAGGCCTTCTGCCGGTACAGCGACAGCGCGCCACCGGCAAGAATGCCCGCCAGGCCCAACAGCAGCAACGGTACGAGTGCGGTCACAGCGTTCCCTTGGTGGAGGGGATCGCACCCGCGTTGCGCGGGTCGATCTCCACCGCCTCGCGCAGCGCCCGGGACACGGCCTTGAACTGCGCCTCCACCACGTGGTGCGCGTCCGGGTGGCCGCCCTCACGCGCGCCGCGCAGCACCGACACGTGCAGCGTCATCCGCGCGGTCTGCGCGAACGACTCCCAGATGTGCCGCGTCATGCTGGTCGGGTAGACCGGCCCGATGTACGGCGTGAGCAGCGGCTCGTCGTGCACCATGTACGGCCGGCCGGACAGGTCCAGCGCGGCCCGGACCAGCACCTCGTCCATCGGGATGGTCGCCGACCCGTACCGCCGGATGCCCGCCTTGTCGCCGAGCGCCTCCGCGAACGCGGTGCCCAGCGCCAGCGCGGTGTCCTCCATCGTGTGGTGCGCGTCGATCTCCAGGTCGCCCTCCGTGTGCACGGTCAGGTCGAACCCGCCGTGCTTGGCGATCTGGTTCAGCATGTGGTCGAAGAAGCCCACGCCGGTGGCGATGTCGCCCTTGCCGGTCCCGTCCAGGTCCAGCTCGATGCGTACCTTCGTCTCGTTCGTGGTCCGCTCGATCCGCGCCCGTCGGCTCATCGGTCCAGTTCCTCCATCGCACTCAGGAAAGCGTCGGTCTCTTCGGGGGTGCCGGCGGTGACGCGCAGCCAGCCGGCCAGCCCGACGTCCCGCACCAGCACGCCGCGGTCGAGCAGCGCCCGCCAGGTCGCCTTCTGGTCCGCGCCGGCCTCGAAGAGGACGAAGTTGGCGTCGCTGTCCGCGACCGCGCGGCCGCCGGCGCGCAGCGCCGACACGATCCGGTCCCGCTGCTCCTTGATCGCCTCGACCGTGCCGAGCAGTGCCGCCCGGTGCGACAGCGCGGCGCGCGCCGCGGCCTGGGTCAGCGCGGACAGGTGGTACGGCAGCCGGACCAGCTGCACCGCGTCCACCACGGCCGGGTGCGCGGCCAGGTAGCCGAGCCGACCGCCGGCGAACCCGAACGCCTTGCTCATCGTGCGCGTGACCACCAGCCGCGGGTGACCGGGCAGCACCTCCAGCGCGCTGGGCGTGCCGGGGCGGGCGAACTCCGCGTACGCCTCGTCGACGACCACCATGCCGGGCGCCGCGTCCAGCACCGCCGTGATCACGGCCGGGTCCAGCGCGGTGCCGGTCGGGTTGTTCGGCGAACAGAGGAAGACCAGGTCCGGCGCGTGCTCCCGGATCTGCTCCACCGCGTGCTCGGCGGACAGCCCGAAGTCTGCGGCCCGGTAACCGTCCACCCAGCGGGTGCCGGTACCGACCGCCAGCAGCGGGTGCATCGAGTACGCCGGGGTGAAGCCCAGCGCGGTCCGGCCCGGGCCCGCGAAGACCTGGAGCAGCTGCTGCTGGATCTCGTTGGACCCGTTCGCCGCCCACACGTGCGCGATGGTCAGGCCGTGCCCGAGGTAGTCGGCGAGCGCGGAGCGCAGCGCGGTCGCGTCCCGGTCCGGGTAGCGGTTGAGGTCGCGCAGCTCGGCCTGGAGCGCCTTGGCGATCGCCTCGACCACCTCGTCCGGCACCGGGTACGAGTTCTCGTTCGTGTTCAGCCGGACCGGCACGTCCAGCTGGGGTGCGCCGTACGGGCTCAGGCCGCGCAGGTCGTCGCGGATCGGCAGGTCGATCATGCCAGTCCCCCCGGGAACCGCGCGGTCACGGCCTCGCCGTGCGCCGGCAGGTCCTCGACCGTGGCCAGCGCCACCACGTGCGCCGCGACCTCGCGCAGCGCGGGCTCGTCGTACTCCACGATGTGCACGTTCTTCAGGAACGACTGCACGGACAGGCCGGACTGGTGCCGCGCGCAGCCGCCGGTCGGCAGCACGTGGTTGGAGCCGGCGCAGTAGTCGCCGAGCGACACCGGCGCGTACGGCCCGACGAAGATCGCGCCGGCGTTGCGCACCCGCATCGCCCAGTCGCGCGCGTCCCGCGTCTGGATCTCCAGGTGCTCCGCCGCGTACGCGTCGACCACCCGCAGGCCCTGCTCCAGATCCCGCACCAGCACGACGCCGGACTGCTCGCCGGTCAGCGCCGTGGTGATCCGCTCGGTGTGCTTGGTGGCCGCGACCATCCGGGTCAGCTCCGCCTCGACCGCCCCGGCCAGCGCCTCGGACGGCGTGACCAGCACGCTCGCCGCCAGCGGGTCGTGCTCGGCCTGGCTGATCAGGTCGGCCGCGACGTGCACCGGGTCGGCCGTGTCGTCGGCCAGGATCGCGATCTCGGTCGGGCCGGCCTCCGCGTCGATGCCGACCACGCCGCGCAGCAGTCGCTTCGCCGCGGTCACCCAGATGTTGCCGGGGCCGGTGATGATGTCCACCGGCGCGCAGCCGTCGCCGTCGAACGCGCCGGTCGAGCCGTAGCCGAGCATCGCGATCGCCTGGGCGCCGCCGGCCGCGTAGACCTCGTCCACGCCGAGCAGCGCGCACGCGGCCAGCACCCGGGCGTCCGGCAGGCCGCCGTTCTCCTTCTGCGGCGGGCTCGCCACCACCAGCGCGTCCACGCCCGCGGTCTGGGCCGGCACCACGTTCATCACCACGGTCGACGGGTACATCGCCAGGCCGCCCGGCACGTACAGCCCGACGCGGGAGACCGGCAGCCAGCGCTCGGTGACCGTGCCGCCCGGCGCGACCCGCGTGGTCACGTCCTGC
It encodes:
- a CDS encoding histidinol-phosphate transaminase, with translation MIDLPIRDDLRGLSPYGAPQLDVPVRLNTNENSYPVPDEVVEAIAKALQAELRDLNRYPDRDATALRSALADYLGHGLTIAHVWAANGSNEIQQQLLQVFAGPGRTALGFTPAYSMHPLLAVGTGTRWVDGYRAADFGLSAEHAVEQIREHAPDLVFLCSPNNPTGTALDPAVITAVLDAAPGMVVVDEAYAEFARPGTPSALEVLPGHPRLVVTRTMSKAFGFAGGRLGYLAAHPAVVDAVQLVRLPYHLSALTQAAARAALSHRAALLGTVEAIKEQRDRIVSALRAGGRAVADSDANFVLFEAGADQKATWRALLDRGVLVRDVGLAGWLRVTAGTPEETDAFLSAMEELDR
- the hisD gene encoding histidinol dehydrogenase, whose amino-acid sequence is MLNRIDLRSAADAAVPRGLLPRAQLDVSVATETIRPIVEAVREHGFTAIRDATERFDGVRLESLRVPAEAIAASLSALEPDVRAALEEAIARTRRVHADQRRQDVTTRVAPGGTVTERWLPVSRVGLYVPGGLAMYPSTVVMNVVPAQTAGVDALVVASPPQKENGGLPDARVLAACALLGVDEVYAAGGAQAIAMLGYGSTGAFDGDGCAPVDIITGPGNIWVTAAKRLLRGVVGIDAEAGPTEIAILADDTADPVHVAADLISQAEHDPLAASVLVTPSEALAGAVEAELTRMVAATKHTERITTALTGEQSGVVLVRDLEQGLRVVDAYAAEHLEIQTRDARDWAMRVRNAGAIFVGPYAPVSLGDYCAGSNHVLPTGGCARHQSGLSVQSFLKNVHIVEYDEPALREVAAHVVALATVEDLPAHGEAVTARFPGGLA